CACTACTTCTCAGTATTCAAAGATAATTTGAACGAGCTCACGAAAAATAGGTTGCAAGATTTAGGATATGACGAGGAAACATTTGAAGAATGGTGCGAGAAGGCGCGGTTATTTGGCATGTTGCTACCGATTGGGATATTCCCGTACATTTTAATGGATCCAAAAGTCGCCCAGAAAGCGTTCGATGATCCCGACACATACGTGGAGTATTTAGAAGTGGATAGATCGGCTCCCGTCATATCACACGCTAGAGAAAACGCTCTGTACCGGAACAGACAGCTGGAGGTGTGCGAAAAATTCGTGGAAACGTTTGTAATTGGAAATGTTACCAAAGCTGAGATCatgtaaaactaaatttcaattAGATGTTCattgtttgttataaatataaaaatctttaaaatgtgCGGTCACTCGTTTTCAGTTGTGAGAAGGACCTCATGGTCGCCCCGAGCGAGACCATCTGTTCGCCCCAAATTAGCCTCGGACATGTCACGGCTCGCAGACAGACTCCATATCGGGCGGCGGCTAGCAAGTCTCGCATTTAGGCTATCTCACGTTGATATTTACTTATCGAGATTGACATcttatttttagggcccgagtcACCTTTGATGTATTTACTTGGTTGATATTTTATAGGTAACCGTTCATTCGTTATTAAATggaattagtttatttattttttctggaatgtaataaaaataaagtaggagaagatttgtatgaatttttcataatattcatATCTACATCAATTCGACAAGCATGCACAGCTCTAATGCAAAGCTAGTGGCTTGTGCTGATCTCGTCCACAAGTTTAGGAGATATGAAACTCTCTATGAAAGGAAAGCCAGGAGGGTCTcatcaaattaatttacattctTTAGTCTTAGGAATATTTTTTGCGAATTGGATACcacattatgttatttttattgtaattgtaaataaaactaaaaatattaattggaattctttattcatgaaaatgtacataaattattttacagtgAGATGCCGTTCAACAAATTCTTCGAATATCTCCAGCACCCTAGTCTTGTAATACTCATTATCGCGGGCGTAAGCGATCACGGGACCACATCTGTCGACCATAAAATGCTCGTGAAAGGTCTCTGGGTTGTCAAATGATTCCTGCGCTGCTTGTGGCGACATCAGAATGAAGGGAGATATTGCGAGTGGAACTATCATTCCTGCGGGACGAAGCTTGTCGCACAAATTGATAAACATCTGGCGGTCGTAGTTAAGCATGGCCAGTCGACGCTCAGTAGACTCGTCGATAGCTTCCAAGAAGATCGAGTAATAGTAATTCAAAACCTCCTTCTCATAATATTCACGAAATTTCCTCGACGTAGTGTAGTAAAGGAACACCATCACATCGATAGCCGGCGGGCCGTATCTAGCGCATTGGAAGTCCACCAAAACGGCATTGACGGGTTGGTCTGCGGAATATTTGAACATAATGTTGTTTGCCCACAGATCCTTATGAATTATTACGTTCAAGGTATTCTCGTATTCTCTTAGACTATTGCAAGCGTCTATGCACCATTTTCGCAAACAATCATCTAGGTCCGACGGATAGTGTTTGATATCTGTAGCAAATTCCTTTAAAAAGTTCGTCGTCAATTTAATAGTAGCACGTAGCCATGGACACTCGCAGAACTGGTCTTTGAGAAAACATGTATAGTTCTCGGGCAATTTATAGTTATCGCTTGCTGCAGTGACTCGAGTTTGATGCTTAGCAAATGCAGCGTGGAAACGAGCCAAAGATTTCAGGGCAACCTTAACATGGTCCAGGTCGAGATACTGCTTGGCATCGCACATCGTATAGCCTTCCACCGATAGATCGGGCAATACTAACATGTTATGATTGTGAATTAAAGCTTTCACTCCCCAGGGCCTTGAACCTGCAACTGAAAAAGCAGAGGTATATTTTGCTTGGTTTataaaacttttgaaaaaataaagatttagaaACCTACTACGATACGACGATACGATTAAAATAAGTTCTCAAAGACATTGTCAACAATGGAAAACAAATTATTCTAAATTCCTActcaagaataaataaaatgttaagcaatttatttacatttttatgtagCAACATGATATCAAAAATTGAGAAACGAACCTAATGTATATTTTAGAGCTTTGGCTCTAGCCGTTGAGTTCAATTCCCCTCCATTCTGCAATTTTtgatattatgtacctacctttaCCTActtcattatataatttaaaaattattctcTAATATGGGTTACACTGTCtacacaattatattattaaaatatttacattctgCGTTTGGAAAATCTTCAAACATTTAGAAAGTCGAACTTTCTGCTCCAAAAAAGTTGTACTCGTTGATAAATTCCGCCTTCGGTGTGTTTCCACGGGGCACGATCTTGACAAACAAATGCACCTTGTTCACCGCATCCTCTTCTTTTATAATGAAAGTCACTTTGAAGTGTTCTCCGAGGAATCCCGACATGCCCTCAGTTGCTGATTTCAACTCATATTTGAGAAGCTGGGCTCCAGCTTTTGAGGTTTTGCTTATAATACAGTTGACGTGTTTTTCTGACAGAATGTCTCGTAGAGTTCTCCCTTTTGCTATCATTTCCATGTTTGCAGTGCACTGTTCCTTAATTCAACTGAATGCTTCCACAGCAtacttgttttatataaatgaatagATAAGAGACTATCTTATGTTTACACGGTTCTACTGCACTAGTACGatgataaatgatattttgtttttaagtatAATTTGCAACGTAATTTTtaggtatatttgtttatttaatttacttaccaTATTGATCAAAGGATAAAAGATTTCAtaactacatattttatttagtttgggTAACAGTagataattgtaataaaacataTAGGCGGAGAGCTTATAAACAACGTTCGTTATGTATGGTATGAATTGTTACTATCTAtttcacacaaaaactactgaatggatttggctgaaatttggaatgaacaCGATTTATGGtacttaaacttaattttactcGGACAAAGTCGCGTGTATCAGCTAGTCTGtctataatcatcattatcaacccttattcattaattcattatttatatattataatttcttaaaatgcacacaactgaatcttccggaatcggaggcagaggtcatatccactgggctatcacggctctatctcTGTCTATAATAAAGCAGGAATAAGGCATATGTATATCGGCGAGGCACAATTCATTCTGTTTATTTCACTTGCTTATCAAGTACCTAcgtaaaggttttttttttaaaaataccaaatttaTTACTTAATCACCCTGCAAGAGTAAAAATCAAGACGgagttgtttttatttcaacCTATCCTCATACATGGTATTCTcgatttatatattactagctgacgccgcgcggtttcacccgcgtggttcccgttcctgtaggaatacagggataagatatagcctatagccttcctcgataaatgggctatctaacactgaaagaatttttcaaatcggaccagtaattccagcgattagcgcgttcaatcaaacaaacaaacaaactcttcagctttataatattagtatagacatcgACTACTATTTGTTGtacttctataataataatgaattgttTAATGCTGATAAAGCAACTGTAGAGAAACAATACTTGTTATGCCTTGTAATTGAATATAAagcttatatattttatgtaagatACAAGAAATCTATTGTTTGGACTTGCTACTGAACAGCATCTGTCTGATAGTGTTATTTGTTTCCTCATCGAGGGATTACTGACATGTTCTGTAGATATATGATGACTGTGGTAATTCTATGTTTACAGTACTTTGGATGTGTGTCTCACTGTATGGTTATAGTTCTCATGTTCCCATCGGTGTGAACTGCACAACAACAACTTGACCCACAGTCTACATGTAGCTGTAGTTACGATACGATGGCGATAATATCCGTCTATTCTTCTAGCAGAATCTTTACCAACACAACTCTTGGCAGAGTGAAAATTGTTTATATAGAGAGACTCCAAGACGCAGTAGTAGGTAAAAGGGAGACactatataaaatttcacttccaataaaaaggaaatcTACAGGAATTCttttgtaatatatatacataacatGAGTGTTTTTCAGACGGAGCTACAGCTATGAACTTTCGCACTGTATTCgtatatttgatttaaaatactcaatttaatttaaaaacaaatataattggGACACTGCCACAATGTCAGTTGCCCAAACTGTTGCAAACAGGGCAATTGTGTGCCACTCAGCTGTGTACGTATAACATGGGTAGAGGTACAAAGCTCAAAAATAAGCTATAAAAGCTTGCACAATGTAAGCAACGTTGGGTAATGCCtttgaaataaaatcttatagaAACTTTAACGGAGACAGAAAAGTAGAAATAATATAGTTCAGCACTGCgatttttatgtttatgtttaaaaagccatctgttttaatatttttaaaatcaattagaAATAGTGATTGCTTACCATATTCGAGGAAGTTCATAATTTAGGTATACCAACAAACAATTATttggtaactttattttaaggaACAATGTTTTGTTGAGTCCTTTCTTTCGGTACAACAGAATTTATGGAAAGATTTTATCATGGTAAATTTTCCCATTTTATCTGCAAATTAGACAGAAGTCTTGAGTAGGTAGGAGAAAAACTATCGAACTATTGAGGCATATGAGGTATTCTCCTTAGTTGTTTGCCAGTAACTTGATTTGCGTATAATTTGCTATACAGAAATATCCAGGCGCTTGAAGTAAGCTGCGTTGCCTGCTATTTCATAAGCGTGGGCTATAAGTTCAAACTATTCTGAGGCCAAGAATACCTACGTCATAATGGGTTAAGTAAATCTAAGAATTAACAGAGGACTTATTAATGCCCTAGATCAGATATTTGCAGTCTGAAAATATCTAGGGTCCGTTACACGGGCTACGTAGGTACGTTACCTGGCAGTACTTTGGAGTATAAAGCcgtactgtgccgtgggagacaaACATTTCGAAGGACGACagtataaaaaaagttcaatattttgaCGGGTATATAGCTGCTCTTATAGGATGTTACAAAATTTGGCtgagcagggagaacaacacggaCAGCTAAGGGGAGTGCGAGTTATAAATTGTTAGAAAGAAAGTTACTTGTCTCAAGATCTGACCAaactttttttctcttccacacaATGGGCCCAGCGcctgcatggtgaatccatggcatgctaagatattcatctcaaagaaatatatttcaacgtAAGTAATTATGTCTGTGTGGGCCGCAGATCGTCGTGCTAAAGTGCTACAGATTTAGGCATAGGAATTTTAGAAGACGTTGACTTCCGAAAAACTACGTGGGTAggtaaattatacctaaattatTCTGATACTagtggacacccgcgactttgccCGCGTGAAATTagtatagttttttataaatccctcgagaaccatggatttttccaggattaaaagtgtgttaatccagagtaaaatttatttccaaatttcagccaaatcggttcagtagttgtggccttaaagagtaacaaataacaaacatccatacaaatatccATTCAACCTAAGGCCTACCCTAcaaagtcctgcagtggacgtccattcgctgatataattatgatgatgaagaatagACTTTGTACCCTgtgtatgaaattttaaaaactttacccATTTATTTTAGGTtgttttgactttgacttcaaTTACGCCCAGCTGTATCTAATGTTCATTATACGTATGCTGGTGGAGATTCTatatagaaagaaaagaaagaaagaaaggcaCAACCGCGGCCACATTACGGCCTTGCTGTATCGAAGCGGTTGGCGCGACTCAATGGCAGCATTAGCTCCGCGCACCATATCGGGATGACGGCGCTCCGAGTTCGAGGAAAATGTTGTTTTCTGCACACTGCGGTGATGTCATAGCCCTGACCTGTTTCGGATgacttacaattaaaataattctataGAAATCAAAGCTTATTTTGCAGTTGCTTCTGATACATATTTCGCATTAATGATTATTCGTATTTAAGCTAAGGTTAACTATTTATAAGAATGATTTAATTAAGGaagaaaacaatttataatttaaacagaaattattttatttagctacGCTGTTCGTAATGGATTTTttcttcattcatcatcatcagccaatggGCGACTCCTGTACCTACAAATACAGTTGGTATTGtttcgcctgcatccagcgacttgCAATGTTTGATGCCGGCGACGAATGAATTCTCCATTACagtgaaagaagaaagaagaaattcGGAGTGTTTTTAACCGCATTCAACGTTTATCCGCTTAGCTCATTCTATTTTCCATGATCTGCCCttcttttttaacaatgttatataatatatttatgttttaggGCTTGATGTATACAATTGCACAGCCTTTGTACTTACTGGCACGAGCCAGAAACCAGACCTTCTGCTTTTGAGGCTTCCAAAATCTTTTTAAGTGTCCATTTAAATGAAAAGCCAAAGTATCCGTCACAGTCATACCTATTGCCTTTTTCCTTAATGGTTATGCTAGTTTATTAATAGACGTAAACTTTTACCTTAGGTATTTGTTCTTGATAATGAAAAACTTCAAGTTGAGAAAGATAAGATAATAGGGAAAATATAAGGTAAATATAAATCAGACTCCGTGTGCCATCTCTCCGGTCATTAAAATAACTTTGACATAGTGTTAACGAACATATTGTTGAATTGTGAGCATTTGGTTAGGAACATTACATGTTGAACATTAAGTTCGGACCAGTGTGGAGGTCATTTCACCGTAATTTGTCGTGAGTCGTGATCTATCTGcaacttaggtacctactcgtcgTCCACTGACTCATGACTGTCGCTTTCCTGAGACGCGTAGAAAGTGATTTATTGACCACTAGAGGCTTACAAAGGTTAAACATGTACTTGTTGTAGACATTACGGGTTTgattataggtacctatgtttTAGCATCCAGgtgatataatattttcaaaatttctacaTAGTACCGGATTTAGGAAATGCTTAGATGAGCAGTCAAGCCTCATAGCCTGATTTCACGAAAGCTTTGTACTGCATTATTGCTTGTCCATCAAGCTGTTACCACTCACCATCAAGTGATAACGCCGAGGTCTGGCGATACAGCCTACACGCGAGTGACGAGACAGGTATCGCGGGTTCGATTTCTGCGTGCGGTCGGTGTAGCGTTTCGCGTTGCAGCGGAACCAGACACTGCTTGCGCCACCGCTTGCGCAACGGCTCGCCTCAGCTCAGTATACACGGGATATACACGTCTATGGTAAACATACTAATCCTGACTGGtgtttaagtatttttgtaGAAATACTTAATGGATCAAGGTGACCGCGGGGGCGCCGGGTCGAAGCACCAGCGGCTTCCCAACTCCGCGCTGAGAAATTGCACTGTAAATCACTTGGAAGAAGGAAAAACGGAGTTTTCTGAACTACGAAACTTAAGGTTTACTAATTACTACTATCTAAACTGCCTTTTATAAATATGCCTTTATAACAGCTGTTGTAAAGTTATATAAGTTAAGATGTCATAtgcaattttaattaagtttgtccgtttatttttattagtttgatctatactaataatacaaagaggtaaagtaagtattgaaggggtaatctctggatctactgaaccgtttttttctttacaagttagcccttgactacaatctcacct
This genomic stretch from Bicyclus anynana chromosome 14, ilBicAnyn1.1, whole genome shotgun sequence harbors:
- the LOC112053894 gene encoding uncharacterized protein LOC112053894; protein product: MFEDFPNAEFAGSRPWGVKALIHNHNMLVLPDLSVEGYTMCDAKQYLDLDHVKVALKSLARFHAAFAKHQTRVTAASDNYKLPENYTCFLKDQFCECPWLRATIKLTTNFLKEFATDIKHYPSDLDDCLRKWCIDACNSLREYENTLNVIIHKDLWANNIMFKYSADQPVNAVLVDFQCARYGPPAIDVMVFLYYTTSRKFREYYEKEVLNYYYSIFLEAIDESTERRLAMLNYDRQMFINLCDKLRPAGMIVPLAISPFILMSPQAAQESFDNPETFHEHFMVDRCGPVIAYARDNEYYKTRVLEIFEEFVERHLTVK